TTCACCAAATCCTGGAGCTTTTACAGCTACAACATTAAATGTACCACGAAGTTTGTTTACAACAAGTGTAGCAACAGCTTCTTGCTCAATATCATCTGCAATAATTAATAGTGGTTTAGTGGCAGCAACTACTTCTTCAAGTACTGGTAAAATTTCTTGAACCGCACTAATTTTCTTATCCGTTACAAGGACATAAGGATTATCTAAGTCAGCAATCATTTTCTCAGTATCACTTACCATATAAGGAGATAAATAGCCTCTGTCAAATTGCATCCCTTCTACTACTTCTAGCGTTGTCTCAAGACCTTGAGATTCTTCGATAGTAATAACACCATCATTCCCTACTTTATCCATAGCTTCTGAGATGAATTTTCCTATTTCTTCATCAGCTGCTGAAATAGCTCCTACTTGTGCAATTTTATCTTTAGAATCCACAGTTACACTAATCTCACGAAGTCGTTCTACAGCTACTTTTACAGCTCTTTCCATACCTTTTCTAATTCCAATTGGATTAGCTCCGCTTGTAACATTTTTTAAACCTTCAGTTATCATTGCTTGAGCAAGTATTGTCGCAGTAGTTGTACCATCTCCTGCAATTTCATTTGTTTTATTTGCAACTTCAGCTACTAACTTTGCTCCCATATTCTCATAAGGGTCTTCCAGTTCAATTTCTTTAGCAATTGATACACCATCATTAGTTATTAATGGCGAACCAAATTTTCTATCTAGTACAACATTTCTCCCTTTTGGTCCTAATGTTATTTTTACAGCATTCGCTAATTTATCCACACCAACTTTCATCGATTGACGTGCATCTTCTGAAAATTTTAATTCCTTTACCATGATTCCTCCTATAATACTAAAACATCTCTTTTTTAAATACGAACTTAATCTTCAATAACAGCTAAAACTTCTTCTTCATTAACTAAGAAGTACTCTTCGTTTTTAAAATTTACCTTTTTATAGTTATCTGAAAATACAACTTTACTTCCAGCAGTCAGTTCACCTTCATTGTCCTTAGATAATAAACAACTTTCTCCTAAAGCAACAACTACTGCAATATTTGAAGTCTCTTCTTTTGAAGCTAATACTATTCCGCTAGTCGTTGCTTTTTCTTCTTCTACTTTTTTTAATAATACATTATCAAATAATGGTTTAATCATATTAATAACCTCTTTTAAAATTTTTATTCTATATACCTTCTGAAATATATAATAAAACAAAAGTCAAAAAAAGTCAAATCATAAATTCCAATAGGTAATATATAATAATATTCAACTTAATTTCAAAATAAATATTTAACAAAATTGCTTATAAATTAAAACATATTTTTTATAGAAGTAAAACGGTAACAAAAGCATTCTCATCATTTTTTCAAAGTATATTATTTTTATATTTTGGTGTTATGTGTTATAATACTATTTGTATAATAATACAATAGAAATTATACGGGAAAATTTTAATATTAATTTAGGAGGAAAATATATGAAATATGTAGTTGTTGGAACATCTCACTTCGGTTACGAAGCTGTTCAAACTATTTTAAAAAACGAGCCTAATGCTGAAATTCACTTGTACGAAAGAGGCGCAGGGGCTTCATTTATGGGTTGAGGTAGCCAATCTTATTTAGATGGGACATCTAAAACATTATCTGAACTACACTTTGCTACAGAGGAATCTTACCGTTCTCAAGGTATTAACATCCACTGTAACAGCGACGTTGTAGGATTAAACTCAAAAGAGAAATATGTTGTTGTTAAAACACCAGCTGGTGAAGAAAAACAAAGTTACGATAAATTATTATTAAGTCCTGGTGGAGCTGCAATTAAACCTCCATTCGAAGGAATTGAATTAGAAAATATCCACACTTTCCGTGGACCAGAAGAC
This is a stretch of genomic DNA from Gemella haemolysans. It encodes these proteins:
- the groL gene encoding chaperonin GroEL (60 kDa chaperone family; promotes refolding of misfolded polypeptides especially under stressful conditions; forms two stacked rings of heptamers to form a barrel-shaped 14mer; ends can be capped by GroES; misfolded proteins enter the barrel where they are refolded when GroES binds) encodes the protein MVKELKFSEDARQSMKVGVDKLANAVKITLGPKGRNVVLDRKFGSPLITNDGVSIAKEIELEDPYENMGAKLVAEVANKTNEIAGDGTTTATILAQAMITEGLKNVTSGANPIGIRKGMERAVKVAVERLREISVTVDSKDKIAQVGAISAADEEIGKFISEAMDKVGNDGVITIEESQGLETTLEVVEGMQFDRGYLSPYMVSDTEKMIADLDNPYVLVTDKKISAVQEILPVLEEVVAATKPLLIIADDIEQEAVATLVVNKLRGTFNVVAVKAPGFGERRKAILEDIAILTGGTLITDDLGLELKDANITMLGKAAKVNVTKDNTVIVGGKGDKEKIESRTQQIKALYAESSSEFDREKLQERLAKLSGGVAVIKVGAATETELKERKLRIEDALNSTRAAVEEGIVPGGGTALVQVISEVEKLEATGDEQTGINIIKKALEAPVRQIAENAGLESSVIVAKLKEVEVGYGFNAATEEWVDMIKAGIVDPTKVTRSALQNAASVSSLFLSTEAVVADVSKDEPMQPQMPMM
- a CDS encoding co-chaperone GroES; this translates as MIKPLFDNVLLKKVEEEKATTSGIVLASKEETSNIAVVVALGESCLLSKDNEGELTAGSKVVFSDNYKKVNFKNEEYFLVNEEEVLAVIED